One genomic window of Halococcus agarilyticus includes the following:
- a CDS encoding helix-turn-helix domain-containing protein, translated as MNLIAVVDIDHPDLSLAPTIRECPDVTIRVVPQSGTDPETGIFFFLVENPGEEFETRLDEDHTVAEWQLVAGSAATRVYRIRHPPETKLVSPKTSELSGLMREATTSARGWTVRLQFPDREALAALADYCDDEDISFTLQQMFRQDEWNGGEPTGLTEAQRVALVTAYENGYFEEPREARLADVADELDLSPTAIGGRIRRGTAKLVETALLEE; from the coding sequence GTGAACCTGATCGCCGTCGTCGACATCGACCACCCGGACCTCTCGCTCGCGCCCACGATCCGCGAGTGTCCCGACGTGACCATCCGAGTCGTGCCCCAGTCCGGCACCGACCCCGAGACGGGGATCTTCTTCTTCCTCGTCGAGAACCCCGGCGAGGAGTTCGAGACCAGACTCGACGAGGATCACACGGTCGCGGAGTGGCAGTTGGTGGCCGGTTCGGCGGCGACCCGCGTCTACCGGATCCGCCACCCGCCCGAGACGAAGCTCGTCTCGCCGAAGACGAGCGAACTCAGCGGGCTGATGCGCGAGGCCACCACCAGCGCCCGCGGCTGGACGGTCCGACTCCAGTTCCCCGACCGGGAAGCGCTCGCCGCGCTCGCCGACTACTGCGACGACGAGGACATCTCCTTCACCCTCCAGCAGATGTTCCGCCAGGACGAGTGGAACGGTGGCGAACCCACGGGCCTGACCGAGGCTCAGCGCGTCGCGCTCGTGACGGCCTACGAGAACGGCTACTTCGAGGAGCCGCGCGAGGCCCGCCTCGCCGACGTCGCGGACGAACTCGATCTCTCACCGACCGCCATCGGCGGTCGCATCCGTCGTGGGACGGCCAAACTCGTCGAGACGGCGCTCTTGGAGGAGTGA